The Hydractinia symbiolongicarpus strain clone_291-10 chromosome 2, HSymV2.1, whole genome shotgun sequence genomic sequence AAATCACTTAATAATGTCTAAGTTTTTCGGTTTTTTTTCTACTTAGCTAATCAATTATGCATAATAGTAAAAATATACCTGTAGCTTCTTCTTTCTTGTTTGGGAGCTCGTTTTTAATATTATCAATCGACTTTTCTTCCCTAATAGATTCCATATCACAGGTAAACTTGGAgaagaaagaaataataatcAGTGAAAAATATTCTCAACAATACACCAATCAACCCCGTAGCTCTCAACCCCGCATAAAGGAAACTGGGCTCTAGTTTAGAGGGGACAGACAAGAAGCGCCGCGTTATTTCAAGAGGGTTTCAAGAGCAGAAagacatatttattttataatacatagcaaacttatatttttaaacagtttttattaaaactacaaTGGGGCCAGTCAATTGCGCTGTTGTTGAATGCACTAACAACTCAAGGATGTTAGAAAAGTGGAAGAATAGTGAAATTGAAACTCATGGTGTGCTGAAAAAAGAATGTGGCTGTGAGCAACCCTTCAAATTATATTGCTTTCCTGGGCCTGTCAGATATTTGGAAAAAAGACAGAAGTGGTTAAAACTTATTAAAAGAGTTAACCCAGATAAAAGTCAGTGGCAGCCAAAAAGCAGTGATCGCATTTGTAGTATTCATTTTGTTGACAATGTGCCAAGTGTGGAAAACCCTAATCCTACACTAAATATGGGTTATGAAATGCGTCAGAGTACTTCAAGAAGAACACTGTTTAAAAACCCATTACCGTCAGCCAAAAAGAAATCCAAGAAAATTGATGATAGAGAAACCCTTGGTGTAACTGAAGCAAATCCTTTCTTGTCACCGCCACGTTCTCCTGATCAACAATTGACTGTTGACATTTTTACACCACCTACGCAAGATCATCAGTACTGCCTGTCCGAAGGCACCAAGCAATGCCTTGTCTGTAAAGATAAGAAGAGCTTGATATTTTCGATGACGAGAAAAATTGGGACATTATCACGTGAaaacaaaaaactgaaaaaagaagccctattgcaaaaaaatcaaaatactcCATTTAGTTCACAAAAGATTAAAACTGACACCAAAATGAACTTTTATACTGGAATAATGACAATTGCAGCTTTTAATGCTATTTTTGCACTTCTGAAGCCTTACATTTCGTGTATGGTTTATTGGAAGGGATGTTCAAAAGCACGTAAAGCAACACACTCTAAAATAAAAAGGCAAAATAATAACTCCAATACCACCACGAAAAAGCTTTctgcaaaaaatgagtttttattgACATTAAGGAGACTGAGACTTGGTCTGTTAAATGAGGATTTAGCAGATAGGTTTTGCATCTCCACAACATTATGTTCTAACATTTTTACGTCGTGGGTTAAATTCCTTAGAAAAACATTAGCTGATGTGTTAGTTAATTGGATACCAAAGGAAAGCATTTTGGAACATATCCCTGATATCTACAAGGAAAAGGGGTACGGAAATGTAAGGTGCATAATTGATTGTTCTGAGATATTCATTGAACGATCCAAGTCCTTAAATGTTCAAGCTGTCACATGGTCAGACTATAAACTTCATAACACTGTAAAGTTTTTAATTGGTATTTCTCCTACtggttatataacctttttatCTGATTGCTATGGGGGAAGAGCTTCAGACAAATTTATTTGCAATGACAGTGGCTTTTTTGAATTACTAAAATATGGAGACAATATAATGGCAGACAGAGGATTCCAGATCACAGAGGAACTCCTTTTACGATACTGCCATCTAGTTGTACCTCCAGGAGCCAGGTTAAAATCACAAATGACATTTATGGAATTCAGCAAAACCAAATCCGTGGCAAACTTAAGAATACACGTGGAAAGGTCAATACGGCGTATTAAAACTTATCGTATCTTGCAGACACCTCTACCAATTACAATGCTGCATCACGTTGATGATATTGTCCGTACATGTGCTGCATTTTGTAACTTGAAATCCATGTTAAttcaaaaagctaaaaaaaaggacagttaatttattatatttgaTTAGGTATATTTATGTACATAGCTATAGctgttttttgtataaatttaatattttcacgcatttgtaaaaaaaaagtctTGATCGTCTAATGTAAGACACACACCTACATTGTATTAAATCCAGGTTCAAGTCCTGGTCAAGGTATTATGAATGTAATTTAGATCAAGACGATCATTAGACGATCAAGGCTTTAcgcaatttttttctaaaatatatacACAAAATATACAAATACATCAGTTAGTTTTAAACATTAAAACTAAAATCtataaatttttcataaaatagCTTTATCATctcaattaaatttttacaaaaatcttcATCATACAAAATGTCATCAATAACAAAGTCATGCGAAGTCCAAaccataaaaaaacattttttcaaatttttgcatACATTTGCAATTGACACTGCGTGTAATATTTGTGTGATTTTTTTAACACCTTCTTTCCATTCCTTTCAACCAGAAAATCAAGTACCACATCTGTTGGGGACTTGTGGCTTATTGAAAAGGGGCACTTTATTTCCAGACAGCTAGGCGAACAGCAGCAACAAGTCACCAACCCATCAGGACTAGCACCAACAAACTTCACGTCACCGTCAATAAATAAGCCACAAGACCGCACTTCTACATTTTTATGctctttctttatttcttttttaaatgcggCTAACGCAACAGGCTCCATTTCTCTTCCATATTTCTCTTCCATTTTCCGTGGTCTGACTTCTTTTCGGTTAGGTAGCCATTCACAAGCTTTGGCTGTGCATGATGGATTTGTCAGCCCACATGTTACTGCAGCATCTACTCGAAACAAAAGTGCAGCAATATGGTTGCATGTCTCAGACATTCCTGCCATGCAGGTGCAGTGTGCTGACATAATCCGATTACTTTCTCCTTTCAGAACGCATACCCATAGTTTATGAGGTGGATCATTTAATCGTTCTGAAGGCCTGCAATctccttttttaaaaagcagTACTTTGAATCTTCGTCAATCGGATGGTACATTATTGGGCCTAGCCAACCATTTGTAAAATAGCTATATGCTTTGCTTGTTTTGTAATCGTTTAGGTCGTCACTCCCCAGTGTGCTAGGAGTAAAggttaaataattaaaaatatttccatatgtAATCATTGGCCAAAACGATACACCGTCTTCCTCCGCTAACCATCCAGAAGTAATGTCCATTGGGTCAGGTATAACACCATCTTCAACTAATAATTTGCTCACATACTCTTCGTTTAACTGCTCTTCTACCTGCGCTGCAGTTTTTACCAGCTTTACATTATTCTCACTAGCAGAAAATACCCTTGCCACCAACTCACATTTCCTTCCAGACACCTTTAAACCCCGcattcttaaatatttttgtaattcttCAACTTTCATCTTGCTTATCATTTCAAACTCCATTGTAAATGAGCGTGTTTACTTCTTCTTGTCCCTCCTATACTAGTTACTAGTCTTTTCCTCCGACGCGGTGTCATAATGGTAGCCGGATGGGGTTGATTGGTGTATGTTAGGAATAATCCGAAGAATAATCTATTCACTAtttcgaaaagaaaaaaaatgttgtagttACCTACCAAATTTATCttaaactttttctatttcgataaaataaatattttgaaccaaatttcaataataaaaaaaataataaacttgtCAGTAAAACAGTACAAAACAAATTAATTTCGTACAAACAACTATAAATCGTAATTGAATGATCACCCACGTGGTGTATCTAAAGCATCAACACtttgaatatatataaacaactttTCCGCGTAAAATTATTGCTTACATCCAACTCGCATTCAGTGAATCGTGGACTCGCTTTTTTAACTTGGTTCTGAGTCGCGCTGCATCTAGCCGCTACCcgcccagacgtgttattaatatccagttcttccaaaactgtaattatggtAGAACTGACTTGTCAATGTGAAGAGaacacaaataaacaaatattcttcactttgttatgctatgaaaaacaatggatggatcgtgcctttctttgccaaTGAGGTGGGTGCAGGGcgtttctgttcagaatcagtaaggacctgttttcgtcgccttggtttccctaacaagcctttacgttccctattaatatccctaacttttacctccttgagtgcttctttttacatctggatgtctcgaaattctaccactcGGGTTGAGTctgaaaaggccccaatcattcctgaagtttcttctgttacaaatatggaatgtaagaaatcaaaaacccctgagaaatcttccgTAAGTCACACCAAAACTTGTATAATtaaaaaacccgaaaaacttgctacaaggtcttccaaaacaacagtcccattgccatctaaccctgattttaTCATCATATCATCATcacatcatatctcagctgcgaaggaaagtgcatttaatatctttgctcacTCAAGTCATTTAAGGCCgggcaaaaaatattgttatttttttactgaacatTTTTTCCGAAAAAATTATCGGCAAATAATTAATCATCGTGCATGcgtataaaaagttaatttatgtTTTCGTTGAACCTGACGAGAAAGAAGACACGTAAACAAAAATGGTGGATTGTAGGCAGTGGCACTCTGTTTGTGGCTGGTAGCTTTTCGCTGTTCATTTATTATTTCTTCATTACATCATCTCCCTCCTCCAAACAATTTAACAACAGTTAAAATACTCTTTCCAACTTGGAATATAGTTATATAAAATACAGATAAAAGCTAATTATATAATGTAATAATATAAGTTCTCAACCACACTCCTCTATAAATTAAAACACCTAAAAATTTGGTTACTTTGATATTCAGCTACagttaaaaacatatatatgtctaatataaaaaagcaaaatatacTTTTTTCTAACCTAGCTAAAGAGAAacggaaaaaaaacacttatacACCTCTCATACAATATCAACATTTTGTTCCataaaacgactttttttctgAAGTTTTCATGAGGCAAGCAGGGCAGAAATAAGCATAACTTCTGGATGAAACAAGAGTGTTGATAAGCCACAAAACTTTGTGTATCGGTAAAACCAATGAACTAGAGGTTACTGTCTTCGTCTCTAGAAATATATACatacagaaaaaatattattttgtaaaggtagctagctagacaattcatattttttagCTCCTAGTTTTAGTAAAATTATGTATAGCTATAATGTAGTGTAATTATGAAATTATGTCTGACATCCTTCAAAGTCCCAAGTTCCATGTTCTTTTTAGCGCCTTTATGATCTTTGTATGCTGAACCAATCGTTTGATGTTCTTGTCATATAGGATATCTGAATTTGTTGGAGTtgctaagttattttttattgtgaattGGACTTCCCACTGTctgattttttctttgatttctgTTTCTTTTCTCAACACCGAAGTTTGGATTCTTGCTAACTTATCTTGGTAAATACCATGATTCCATTTGTTTGGGTTTCTTTTTAATTGATCTTTCGCTTTGtctaatccatacacttcgtcACTTCCTAATACTTGATACAGTTTTGAACcttcttttgttttgaattttttttcatcgtTAACAATTGGACTTTCTTTTGTACAAAATGGTTGTGCCTTTCGAGATTTCCTGCTTTTCGGGGTTGAATGGACAAGGACATCAATTAGAGTGTTAACCGACGAATGCGATACCATACTTGAATTTAGACTTTCTCCCGTCGAGCTGGGAGATGGATTTATATCAGAATCTACTATTTTTGGTGTTGTAGTTGGTGATGGTGTCTTGTTTGTGAGGGAAGGTGTGTCATCAAGAATATTTTCTCCGTCGGTTTCTTTTTCAgtcatgaaaataattttttcagcaCACTCTTCCTTCTCATCCTCTGCTGCTTCTATGGTAATTTCTTTGCGTACCTTGCTCACTGCCAAATTTATAAATCTCATTTTAGGTGTAACTGATGGCAGGACAACTTCACTTTGTTGGCACTTTTcccaaatatttttcagcatttTTTCAATATCTTTTAGTGTTGTTGAACGAAAGTGGTGCAACTTCGGACCTGCTTGATGAAAATCTTTGTTTTGAGAGCCATCGAAAAACTCTATACCATAATCATCTTCTCTCCACCATACTCCTTCTCCATAACATACGTAGTCACTCACTCTTTCAAGGTGACAAAGCcatgattttttgtgtttttcaatGAAAGTTTTTGTGATGtaggtgtttttatttttgagtgATATATCCagacatttatattttttctcaatGTCATTCTCGTAGGACTTTCTTGGTACTTTCTTGCTGACTTTTCGTTCCGCTTGATaacgcaaaattaaatttcctaTAATATGGCCTGGATGTTTTGATGAGGTGTTACCTGTGATGGATTTCAACATGTTGAAGATTCTTTCATCGTCTTTACAGTTGATGGAGCTTCCTGATATAATTCGATATTGCATAGGAGCATGAATCATCaagttatgaaaatattttcaataaaatttactttGTGTGATATTGATGAAATCATctttgaaaaaatctttaacCAGGTGGAAATGCTTGAAAGTCATGTTGTATAACTGCAGAATTTGCCTTGGCGTTCTTTTAAGAGCATTGGAATATAATATACGTTGGATTTCAATTAAGGTGAGAAGAATCTCTAAATTTTCATAGTcactgattttatttttcaatgttGCAGCCAATTTAATTAATCCTCTTCTGTAATCGCACGCCCTGTTGTTATCTCTACCACCAAATGAAATCTTATATGCATTTTCAAagaattttctttctattttgtcAAGGTGATGTGGCAATTCggataaaagattttttttatgtccTGAAAGATCGTGCATCGGAACAAATTTCGTAATCTTCAAGATTGTACTCAATCAAGGACTGATTGTTTGGATTTTGAAAGACTAGACTTGGAACTCTTTGTATTCctcgcaaaatttttttcaatgatttttccATTTTATCTTTATTGTTGTAAATGTCATCAAACAGCATTCTTGATCTTAGCTCCTCTTGCAATTCTGTTTTAGTTAAGTGTTCAAATGGATGTAAAATGCCTAAGAAATAGtgaatcattttttaattaaacttacaTACTTCTGGTGATACCACAATATGATTCATTATATCTACATACTTTTTTCGGAGTTCTTTTTTCCCCACTTTCCATTGTTAACAACGTCAATGCGATCACTGGAATATTtggtaaaacaataaaattttagacATGGCTTTGTAATAGTAATGTACTttacaacaaaaagaaaacttttttaatttagtatACAATACTGTAAAAATCTTTAGACAATTTTCTA encodes the following:
- the LOC130630160 gene encoding uncharacterized protein LOC130630160, whose protein sequence is MGPVNCAVVECTNNSRMLEKWKNSEIETHGVLKKECGCEQPFKLYCFPGPVRYLEKRQKWLKLIKRVNPDKSQWQPKSSDRICSIHFVDNVPSVENPNPTLNMGYEMRQSTSRRTLFKNPLPSAKKKSKKIDDRETLGVTEANPFLSPPRSPDQQLTVDIFTPPTQDHQYCLSEGTKQCLVCKDKKSLIFSMTRKIGTLSRENKKLKKEALLQKNQNTPFSSQKIKTDTKMNFYTGIMTIAAFNAIFALLKPYISCMVYWKGCSKARKATHSKIKRQNNNSNTTTKKLSAKNEFLLTLRRLRLGLLNEDLADRFCISTTLCSNIFTSWVKFLRKTLADVLVNWIPKESILEHIPDIYKEKGYGNVRCIIDCSEIFIERSKSLNVQAVTWSDYKLHNTVKFLIGISPTGYITFLSDCYGGRASDKFICNDSGFFELLKYGDNIMADRGFQITEELLLRYCHLVVPPGARLKSQMTFMEFSKTKSVANLRIHVERSIRRIKTYRILQTPLPITMLHHVDDIVRTCAAFCNLKSMLIQKAKKKDS